The genomic DNA TCATTTTCAAAAAATGGCGCGATAAGCCTTACGGATTCATACCGGCCGGTTGTACCCGTGGAAAATACAATTTCTGATGAAAATAGGATTAATGAATCCTCATCTATTGAATAGAATGATATGAGGGGGATACGATATTGCTGCCTTGATCAAGAATGACGGACGATTTATTTCTCGGGAAAGCGCAGGAATTGACAAAAGAATGTTCTTTTGTCGAAGCGTACCGGGGGTGAAAATCCGCAGAATGTGTTTGCATATAGAATGGCGAGGTGAACCCTTTGGACCAACAACCGATGCGAATGAAGAACAACGGTCAGATCAGCATCGTCCTCAATTCACAAAAACGGAATCCGCTGCGGGATTCGATGATACAGGAATCCATTCCTCAGTCCATGCCCCAGGAGCATGCTGCTTTGAAAGAAATAGAAGAAGAATTGGGCACACTCATCGGAATGGACGAAATGAAGAAAATGGTGAAGGAGATCTATGCTTGGATATACGTGAATAAAAAACGTGAAATGATGGGACTGAAAGCGGGGAAACAAGCCCTTCATATGATGTTCAAAGGGAATCCCGGAACAGGTAAGACAACCGTGGCCAGGATCATAGGCAAGCTGTTCCTGAAGATGAATGTGCTGTCGAAAGGACATCTTATAGAAGCAGAGAGAGCGGACCTGGTAGGTGAATACATTGGGCATACAGCTCAGAAGACCCGAGACCTTGTCAAAAAGGCGTTGGGCGGGATCCTGTTTGTCGATGAAGCCTATTCTCTGGGTCGGGGAGGAGAGAAGGATTTCGGGAAAGAAGCCATCGATACCCTGGTGAAGCATATGGAGGATAAGCAGCATGAGTTCATCTTGATCCTTGCCGGCTACTCAAAGGAAATGGATCATTTTCTTACGCTGAATCCCGGGCTTCAATCAAGGTTTCCCCTCGTGTTTCATTTCCCCGATTATTCCGTCGACCAGCTGATGGACATCAGTAAGCTCATGCTTAAGGAAAAGGAATATATGCTCAGCCACGATGCCGAACGGAAAATACGTGAGCACCTTCACGGGGTGAAGAATGCCATTACGGCGAATGCATTTTCCAATGGACGATATGTACGGAACATCCTTGAGAAATCCATCCGGGCCCATGCCATGCGTCTTCTCATGGAAAATAACTATGACCGGCATGAATTAATGA from Rossellomorea marisflavi includes the following:
- the spoVK gene encoding stage V sporulation protein K, whose amino-acid sequence is MKNNGQISIVLNSQKRNPLRDSMIQESIPQSMPQEHAALKEIEEELGTLIGMDEMKKMVKEIYAWIYVNKKREMMGLKAGKQALHMMFKGNPGTGKTTVARIIGKLFLKMNVLSKGHLIEAERADLVGEYIGHTAQKTRDLVKKALGGILFVDEAYSLGRGGEKDFGKEAIDTLVKHMEDKQHEFILILAGYSKEMDHFLTLNPGLQSRFPLVFHFPDYSVDQLMDISKLMLKEKEYMLSHDAERKIREHLHGVKNAITANAFSNGRYVRNILEKSIRAHAMRLLMENNYDRHELMTLRSNDLVFTRKDSD